A region from the Eriocheir sinensis breed Jianghai 21 chromosome 48, ASM2467909v1, whole genome shotgun sequence genome encodes:
- the LOC126981505 gene encoding probable H/ACA ribonucleoprotein complex subunit 1, with protein sequence MRLQVVSSVLVALLVVAAAKADPGFKGGGGGYGGGGGGKGGKGGKGGGGGGGYGHGGFVAHRTVMSYKPVTVTKPVVVQKEVVEHRPVYKKEPIRVYPAPPPILVKKPVVHHVQEWKLVTVPKVTYQPVYVHKIPIPQDGGGKGKGKGGGGFFDGLFGKGKGKGGGGGGGYDDYDYGGDYGGGYGGDYGGGYGDYDSGY encoded by the coding sequence GTCGTGTCGTCAGTACTTGTGGCGCTACTGGTCGTGGCAGCGGCGAAGGCTGACCCCGGATTCAAGGGCGGCGGAGGCGGctatggtggcggcggcggcggaaaggggggcaagggggggaagggcggcggcggcggtggcggctacGGACATGGCGGCTTCGTGGCCCACAGAACGGTGATGAGCTACAAGCCCGTGACGGTGACCAAGCCCGTGGTGGTGCAGAAGGAGGTTGTGGAGCACCGGCCGGTCTACAAGAAGGAGCCCATCAGGGtgtaccccgccccgccccccatcCTGGTGAAGAAGCCCGTTGTGCATCACGTGCAGGAGTGGAAGCTCGTCACCGTGCCCAAGGTCACCTACCAGCCAGTCTACGTACACAAAATCCCCATCCCACAAGACGGCGGCGGAAAGGGCAAGGGCAAGGGCGGCGGTGGCTTCTTCGACGGCCTCTTCGGTAAGGGCAAGGGcaagggtggcggcggcggcggcggctacgATGACTACGACTATGGAGGTGACTATGGCGGTGGCTATGGAGGTGACTATGGCGGTGGCTATGGTGACTACGACTCCGGATACTAG
- the LOC126981506 gene encoding acyl carrier protein, mitochondrial-like, producing MASLARSLRLAGRVRASTVLAIVPRAATVGCLHSLSVRDHSATSRVPGPALKTPWVSSVRDYSGKAPLTLDLIQQRVLLVLKLYDKINPEKLSVESHFMQDLGLDSLDHVEVIMAMEDEFGFEIPDADAEKLLRPADIIRYVADKEDIYD from the exons ATGGCTTCGTTGGCCCGGTCTCTCCGCCTCGCTGGCCGCGTCAGGGCCTCCACAGTGCTGGCCATCGTGCCCCGGGCAGCCACAGTAGGGTGCCTCCACAGCCTCAGCGTGCGGGACCACAGTGCCACCAGCAGAGTGCCGGGGCCGGCGCTGAAG ACACCTTGGGTCAGCAGTGTGCGTGACTACTCTGGCAAGGCTCCCCTCACCCTCGACCTCATCCAGCAGAGAGTCTTGCTTGTGTTGAAGCTTTACGACAAGATCAACCCAGAGAAG CTGTCGGTGGAGTCACACTTCATGCAGGATCTTGGACTGGACTCCTTAGACCACGTGGAGGTCATCATGGCCATGGAGGATGAATTTG GTTTTGAGATCCCTGATGCTGATGCTGAGAAGCTGCTCCGGCCAGCTGACATCATCCGGTATGTGGCTGACAAGGAGGACATTTATGACTGA
- the LOC126981508 gene encoding uncharacterized protein LOC126981508 → MHFWIDKRSACGQRGAQFVGSPCLYRPKARHYPMVTPVHRFQRIESLQVEGRRAGEAGRSRGGRGRRQGSSRPSTDEDEEESVRVPLGETPPPEETCLTRLGVAANRPPRRTSANSSVYSRVPDNFNLFRMGGINWCVWAAFILVTMLLVPAHLYLKNFHYRGELVGIIFVVILLFLVCFSVSLFHTKTRAILLHRLNLEDDARGCALDQDAVSPGRRRPLFPTPTLTHRRLVRHLPCPPVRMSMSTPDLVDGHALARDRMARSHSQAARGVSYGLLRPHEAGEHRLETSLAFDAASDPPPYHVAILLPAPTHAATRECETPPPAYDVVQ, encoded by the exons ATGCACTTCTGGATCGACAAGCGGAGTGCGTGCGGCCAGCGGGGTGCTCAGTTCGTCGGGTCCCCGTGTCTCTACCGCCCCAAGGCACGCCACTACCCCATGGTGACCCCCGTGCACAG gTTCCAGCGCATCGAGTCCCTGCAGGTGGAGGGGCGGCGTGCAGGGGAGGCGGGGCGTAGCCGAGGGGGGCGGGGGCGCCGGCAAGGCTCCTCGCGTCCCTCcactgatgaggatgaggaggaaagtgtCCGCGTGCCCCTCGGGGAGACGCCGCCCCCTGAGGAAACCTGCCTCACCCGCCTAGGGGTGGCCGCTAACCGCCCCCCGCGAAGGACCTCCGCCAACTCGTCCGTGTACTCCCGCGTGCCCGACAACTTCAACCTGTTCCGGATGGGCGGCATCAACTGGTGCGTGTGGGCGGCGTTTATCCTGGTCACCATGCTGCTGGTGCCCGCCCACCTCTACCTTAAAAACTTCCACTACCGCGGCGAGCTAGTGGGCATCATCTTCGTggttatccttctctttctcgtctgcTTCTCCGTGTCGCTCTTCCACACCAAAACGCGCGCCATCCTGCTGCACCGCCTCAACCTCGAAGACGACGCCCGCGGCTGTGCCCTCGACCAAGATGCCGTCTCCCCGGGCCGCCGCCGCCCACTGTTTCCCACGCCTACCCTGACCCATCGGCGACTGGTGCGCCACCTGCCCTGCCCCCCCGTCCGTATGTCCATGTCCACCCCTGACCTGGTAGACGGACACGCCCTCGCGCGAGACAGGATGGCACGATCCCACTCCCAGGCGGCCCGCGGTGTGAGCTACGGCCTCCTGCGGCCCCACGAAGCCGGCGAGCACCGGCTGGAGACGTCCCTCGCCTTTGACGCAGCCAGTGACCCGCCCCCCTACCATGTGGCCATCCTCCTACCGGCTCCCACCCACGCCGCGACCAGGGAGTGTGAGACGCCCCCGCCAGCCTACGACGTGGTGCAGTGA